One genomic region from Macrobrachium rosenbergii isolate ZJJX-2024 chromosome 1, ASM4041242v1, whole genome shotgun sequence encodes:
- the LOC136842624 gene encoding protein SpAN-like: MAGIQLLILGTVVLVFCGQDVAGATTSPKPVVVIDGPGEGNEGDDMLLVPDQMEMMQSQRKAISGSFYRWPEVNGFPEVPYRFADTSVNQTAVNIAVAHWVEHTCLKFPLVDSSYTSPHIFFQRHASACNSYVGKVFASGQPINVPVWCEESFGSLVHEIGHAIGLFHEQSRSDRNDYVKINTGNIQTAFISNFDLATDNNYSVPYDFNSDMHYDERAFQSNGRITIATLNPLYQGVIGQRTGLSHMDKLIANKMYNCLNKNLASCGLSASPCQNYGYLGKTCSCVCPQGTSGTNCETLNTPYNDVNMSPFTQTITSGGTVTSPNYPSTTPPGEKYTKLIQAPSCKLIQLTFSDFRAIAKASVNGDLICYYEGLEIRITDMYDGTWYCGTDIAAGQVFTSTTNQMILFFKTNGGNYSPAKWSATVAFISDPACATTTPGSGTTSTPPTTTTSTPPTTTTSTPPTTTTTSTTTSTPPTTTTTTTTTSTPPTTTKTTTTTSTPPSTTTSTSTITTTTVAVVPTTTPPKPAIPQCGFIDYGNGLKAFYSPNYPGRYPNNAICVHENNSARPYLALLYIIKLKLSRGDKLVIEHPYGPPCVLTGSKRRPIFRKVPSHFRATFTSDSAYNKQGFLIKYKETQGRCHASIDGTTRGSVVTPGYPKKHWKSTVCEWKITVSPGKRVRLAIRIRKVTCNRNYVSVDKTPYDTFSYNPSAIQSFCGRRRTVYVTSDTNVVTVFYFGFKRDLGIKVSYSEVP, translated from the exons ATGGCGGGAATACAGCTTCTCATTCTGGGGACAGTCGTCCTCGTCTTCTGTGGCCAA GATGTAGCTGGAGCCACCACTTCCCCTAAACCAGTTGTGGTTATT GATGGTCCTGGGGAGGGCAATGAGGGTGACGACATGCTACTGGTGCCCGATCAAATGGAAATGATGCAATCGCAACGAAAGGCCATCAGCGGGTCATTTTACCGTTGGCCGGAAGTCAATGGCTTTCCGGAAGTGCCTTACAGATTTGCTGACA CTTCGGTCAACCAAACGGCAGTGAACATAGCCGTGGCCCACTGGGTCGAGCACACTTGCCTGAAGTTTCCCTTAGTCGACAGTTCCTACACCAGCCCCCATATCTTCTTCCAGCGCCACGCCTCCGCCTGCAACTCCTACGTCGGGAAGGTCTTCGCTTCCGGCCAGCCAATCAACGTGCCCGTCTGGTGCGAAGAGTCA TTCGGAAGTCTGGTGCACGAGATCGGCCACGCCATCGGCCTCTTCCACGAGCAGTCGAGATCCGACAGGAACGACTACGTGAAGATCAACACGGGCAACATCCAAACGGCCTTCATCAGCAATTTCGACCTGGCCACCGACAACAACTACAGCGTCCCTTACGATTTCAACTCCGACATGCATTACGACGAACGG GCTTTCCAGAGTAACGGCCGCATCACCATTGCCACTTTGAACCCTCTCTACCAAGGGGTCATAGGCCAAAGAACCGGCCTCTCCCACATGGACAAGCTGATAGCTAACAAGATGTACAACTGCCTGAACAAGAATCTGGCCTCTTGCGGCCTGTCCGCAAGCCCTTGCCAAAACTACGGATACCTGGGCAAGACCTGCAGCTGTGTGTGTCCGCAGGGCACCTCGGGGACGAATTGTGAAACGCTAAATACACCATATAATG ATGTGAACATGTCGCCATTCACACAGACCATCACCTCAGGCGGAACAGTGACCAGCCCTAATTACCCATCTACAACGCCACCAG GAGAAAAATACACCAAATTAATCCAGGCGCCGAGTTGTAAGCTGATACAGTTGACCTTCAGCGATTTCAGAGCCATAGCTAAAGCTTCGGTGAATGGGGACCTTATCTGCTATTACGAAGGCCTGGAGATCAGAATTACCGACATGTACGACGGTACGTG GTATTGCGGCACCGACATCGCCGCCGGTCAAGTCTTCACTTCTACCACCAACCAGATGATCCTCTTCTTCAAGACAAATGGCGGGAATTACAGTCCCGCCAAATGGTCGGCCACCGTCGCCTTCATAAGCGACCCAGCCTGCGCCACAACAACACCAGGGTCTGGGACAACATCGACGCCACCTACAACCACGACATCGACGCCACCTACAACCACTACATCGACACCACCTACAACCACAACAACCAGCACCACAACATCGACGCCACCTACGACCACAACAACCACCACCACAACATCGACGCCACCTACGACCACAAAAACCACCACCACAACATCGACGCCACCTTCAACCACAACCTCGACGTCAACAATCACCACAACAACAGTTGCAGTGGTGCCAACCACCACGCCTCCGAAGCCCGCCATTCCTCAGTGTGGCTTCATAGATTACGGAAATGGACTGAAGGCTTTCTACTCGCCTAACTACCCCGGCCGCTATCCCAACAACGCCATCTGCGTCCACGAGAATAACAGT GCAAGGCCTTACTTGGCCCTCCTCTACATCATAAAACTGAAACTAAGTAGAGGGGACAAACTCGTCATAGAGCATCCCTACGGACCTCCCTGCGT ACTAACAGGATCGAAAAGGAGGCCGATCTTCAGAAAAGTTCCCTCCCACTTCCGGGCTACTTTCACCTCAGACTCCGCCTACAACAAACAGGGCTTCCTCATCAAGTACAAGGAAACCCAGGGAAGATGCCATGCG TCGATAGATGGTACTACACGCGGTTCTGTCGTGACCCCGGGCTACCCGAAAAAACACTGGAAATCTACAGTCTGCGAGTGGAAGATAACT GTGAGCCCCGGGAAGAGGGTCCGCCTGGCAATTCGCATCAGGAAGGTCACCTGCAACAGGAACTACGTGTCCGTAGACAAGACGCCGTACGACACCTTCTCCTACAACCCAAGCGCGATCCAGTCCTTCTGCGGAAGGAGGAGGACTGTGTACGTGACGTCAGATACGAACGTGGTGACCGTCTTCTACTTCGGGTTCAAGAGGGATCTGGGCATTAAGGTGTCCTATTCCGAGGTCCCGTGA